The following proteins come from a genomic window of Eulemur rufifrons isolate Redbay chromosome 24, OSU_ERuf_1, whole genome shotgun sequence:
- the TSHZ3 gene encoding teashirt homolog 3, with protein MPRRKQQAPRRAAAYVSDELKAAALVDEDLDPEEHPADGEPSAKYLCPEKELAKTCPSYQNSPVAEFSSHDMDSESHISETSDRMADFESGSIKNEEETKEVAVPLEDTTVPDSLEQMKAVYNNFLSNSYWSNLNLNLHQPSSDKNNGSSSSSSSSSSSCGSGSFDWHQSAMAKSLQQVSQSRLLPEPSLFSTVQLYRQSSKLYGSIFTGASKFRCKDCSAAYDTLVELTVHMNETGHYRDDNHETDNNNPKRWSKPRKRSLLEMEGKEDAQKVLKCMYCGHSFESLQDLSVHMIKTKHYQKVPLKEPVTPVAAKIIPATRKKASLELELPSSPDSTGGTPKATVSDPSDALQKNSNPYITPNNRYGHQNGASYAWHFEARKSQILKCMECGSSHDTLQELTAHMMVTGHFIKVTSSAMKKGKPIVETPVTPTITTLLDEKVQSVPLAATTFVSPSTTPASVSPKLSVEVKKEVDKEKAVPEEKPKEKEKPSEEEEKYDISSKYHYLTENDLEESPKGGLDILKSLENTVTSAINKAQNGTPSWGGYPSIHAAYQLPNMMKLSLGSSGKSTPLKPMFGNSEMVSPTKNQTLVSPPSSQTSPMPKTNFHAMEELVKKVTEKVAKVEEKMKEPDGKLSPPKRATPSPCGSEVSEPIKMEASSDGGFKSQEDSPSPPQDGCKEGSPLAEPVENGKDLVKPLTGGLSGSTAIITDHPPEQPFVNPLSALQSVMNIHLGKAAKPSLPALDPMSMLFKMSNSLAEKAAVATPPPLQSKKADHLDRYFYHVSNDQPIDLTKGKSDKGCSLGSVLLSPTSTAPATSSSTVTTAKTSAVVSFMSNSPLRENALSDISDMLKNLTESHTSKSSTPSSISEKSDIDGATLEEAEESTPAQKRKGRQSNWNPQHLLILQAQFAASLRQTSEGKYIMSDLSPQERMHISRFTGLSMTTISHWLANVKYQLRRTGGTKFLKNLDTGHPVFFCNDCASQIRTPSTYISHLESHLGFRLRDLSKLSTEQINNQIAQTKSPSEKLVTSSPEEDLGTSYQCKLCNRTFASKHAVKLHLSKTHGKSPEDHLLYVSELEKQ; from the coding sequence CCTACGTTTCCGACGAGTTAAAGGCCGCTGCCCTGGTGGACGAAGATCTGGACCCCGAGGAACATCCAGCAGATGGGGAACCCTCCGCCAAGTACCTGTGCCCGGAGAAGGAGCTCGCGAAGACCTGCCCCAGCTACCAGAACTCCCCGGTGGCCGAGTTCTCCAGCCACGACATGGACAGCGAGTCCCACATCAGCGAGACCAGCGACCGCATGGCGGACTTCGAGAGCGGCTCCATCAAGAACGAGGAGGAGACCAAGGAGGTCGCGGTCCCGCTGGAAGACACGACCGTGCCGGACAGCCTGGAGCAGATGAAGGCCGTGTACAACAACTTCCTCTCCAACTCCTACTGGTCGAACCTCAACCTCAACCTGCACCAGCCCTCCTCGGACAAGAACaacggcagcagcagcagcagcagtagcagcagcagcagctgcggCAGCGGGAGCTTCGACTGGCACCAGAGCGCCATGGCCAAGAGCCTGCAGCAGGTGTCTCAGAGCCGCCTGCTGCCGGAGCCCAGCCTCTTCAGCACGGTGCAGCTGTACCGGCAGAGCAGCAAGCTCTACGGCTCCATCTTCACGGGCGCCAGCAAGTTCCGCTGCAAGGACTGCAGCGCCGCCTACGACACCCTGGTGGAGTTGACGGTGCACATGAACGAGACGGGGCATTACCGTGACGACAACCACGAGACCGACAACAACAACCCCAAGCGCTGGTCCAAGCCCCGCAAACGCTCCTTGCTGGAAATGGAGGGGAAGGAGGATGCCCAGAAGGTGCTGAAGTGCATGTATTGCGGCCACTCGTTTGAGTCCCTCCAGGACTTGAGCGTCCACATgatcaaaacaaaacactacCAAAAAGTGCCTCTGAAGGAACCCGTCACCCCCGTTGCAGCCAAAATCATCCCTGCCACCCGGAAGAAAGCTTCGCTGGAGCTGGAGCTCCCCAGCTCCCCGGACTCCACAGGCGGAACCCCCAAAGCCACCGTGTCGGACCCCAGCGATGCACTTCAGAAGAACTCCAACCCTTACATCACGCCAAATAACCGCTACGGCCACCAAAACGGGGCCAGCTACGCCTGGCACTTCGAGGCCCGGAAGTCCCAGATCCTCAAGTGCATGGAGTGTGGCAGCTCCCACGACACGCTGCAGGAGCTCACGGCGCACATGATGGTCACCGGCCACTTCATCAAGGTCACCAGCTCGGCCATGAAGAAGGGGAAGCCCATCGTGGAGACGCCCGTCACGCCCACCATCACCACCCTGCTGGACGAGAAGGTGCAGTCTGTGCCCCTGGCGGCCACCACCTTCGTGTCCCCGTCCACCACGCCCGCGAGCGTCTCCCCGAAACTGAGCGTGGAGGTCAAGAAGGAGGTCGACAAGGAGAAGGCAGTCCCCGAAGAGAAGCCCAAGGAAAAGGAGAAGCccagtgaggaagaggaaaaatatgATATCTCTTCCAAATACCATTATTTGACTGAGAATGACTTGGAGGAGAGTCCCAAGGGGGGGCTGGATATCCTCAAATCCCTAGAAAACACAGTGACGTCCGCAATCAACAAGGCCCAGAACGGCACCCCCAGCTGGGGGGGCTACCCCAGCATCCACGCCGCCTACCAGCTCCCCAACATGATGAAGCTGTCTCTGGGCTCGTCGGGGAAAAGCACGCCCCTGAAACCCATGTTTGGTAACAGCGAGATGGTGTCTCCCACAAAAAACCAGACCCTGGTGTCTCCTCCCAGCAGCCAGACCTCACCCATGCCCAAGACAAACTTCCACGCCATGGAGGAACTGGTGAAAAAGGTCACGGAGAAAGTCGCCAAAGTGGAGGAGAAAATGAAGGAGCCGGACGGCAAGCTCTCTCCGCCCAAGCGGGCCACCCCCTCCCCGTGTGGCAGCGAGGTCAGCGAGCCCATCAAGATGGAAGCGTCCAGCGACGGGGGATTCAAGAGCCAGGAGGACAGCCCCAGCCCCCCGCAGGACGGGTGCAAGGAGGGGAGCCCCCTGGCAGAGCCGGTGGAGAACGGGAAGGACCTGGTGAAGCCCCTGACCGGGGGCTTGAGTGGCAGCACGGCCATCATCACTGACCACCCGCCCGAACAGCCTTTTGTTAACCCCTTGAGTGCCCTGCAGTCCGTCATGAACATCCACCTGGGCAAGGCGGCCaagccctccctgcctgccctggaCCCCATGAGCATGCTTTTCAAGATGAGCAATAGCCTGGCAGAGAAGGCGGCGGTGGCCACCCCGCCGCCCCTGCAGTCCAAGAAGGCGGACCACCTCGACCGCTATTTCTACCACGTCAGCAACGACCAGCCCATAGACTTGACAAAAGGGAAGAGTGACAAAGGCTGCTCTTTGGGTTCAGTGCTTTTGTCACCCACGTCCACAGCCCCGGCAACCTCCTCATCCACGGTGACAACGGCAAAGACATCTGCCGTCGTATCATTCATGTCAAACTCGCCGCTACGCGAGAATGCCTTGTCAGATATATCCGATATGCTGAAGAACTTGACAGAGAGCCACACGTCAAAATCCTCCACTCCTTCCAGCATCTCCGAGAAGTCTGACATTGACGGGGCCACtctggaggaggctgaggagtcgACGCCTGCGCAGAAGAGGAAGGGCCGCCAGTCAAACTGGAACCCGCAGCACCTGCTGATCCTGCAGGCCCAGTTTGCCGCCAGCCTGCGGCAGACCTCGGAGGGCAAGTACATCATGTCGGACCTGAGCCCGCAGGAGCGGATGCACATCTCCAGGTTCACCGGGCTCTCCATGACCACCATCAGCCACTGGCTGGCCAACGTGAAATACCAGCTGCGAAGGACAGGGGGGACGAAGTTCCTCAAAAACCTGGACACTGGCCACCCCGTGTTCTTTTGTAACGACTGTGCGTCCCAAATCAGGACTCCTTCCACGTACATCAGCCACCTAGAGTCACACCTGGGCTTCCGGCTACGGGACTTATCCAAACTGTCCACCGAACAGATTAACAATCAAATAGCACAAACCAAGTCACCGTCAGAAAAGTTGGTGACATCCTCCCCCGAGGAGGACCTGGGGACCTCCTATCAGTGCAAGCTTTGCAATCGGACCTTTGCCAGCAAGCATGCGGTTAAACTCCACCTTAGCAAAACACACGGGAAATCTCCGGAAGACCACCTCCTGTACGTCTCCGAGTTAGAGAAGCAGTAG